ACGCAGTATATCCTTAAGGTCCGCCTTGAAGGGTACGTTGCGCATGGCCACCACGCAGCCGGCGCGATTAAACTTGTCGGGTATGCCATCATCTTCCGGGCCACCGTCGCTGCCGCCACCATTGTTGGCCGCCTTAATGCTTGAGCTGAGCATGGGTGAGCTGCCACCTAGCTCATCGGGACCCAGCTCTGGGCCGACACGCTTGGCAAATGGATTAAAGTGCTGCTTAGAATTGCTGCTATCGTCGCTGTCCAGCTGCGGTTGATTGCCGCCGCCTCCGCCGCCGCGATTGCCGGCATCATCAAAGCGACTAGCACCGCGACGTCGCGaagattgttgctgctgctggggttGCTGATTGGGCGATGACAGGGCATCGGCTACGTCCGTTTGGCGCGGCCCGTTGCCGCCGGGCAAATAGTCCATAAACGGCTTGTGCATACGATCGGCAATCTCTTGCGGCGTAATGGGCGTTAGGCGCAGGCCACGCCCGCGAAAGCGACGATTGTGAAACTCTCGGATGGCAATTTTGGCATTGAGCGGATCGGCAAATTCCACAATGAACTCGCCGGCGCTCTGATTGCGCTCATTGAACAGCATCTCGATGTGCTCAATGCGCAGATTCTCCGAGACAAACAGCTCGCCCAGATCGTTAATGCGAGTCGCATATTCGCAGTTGTGGACGCGCACAAACACGTCCTCCTGACGGCGTGGATGTCcaccctgctgctgctgctgctgctgttgttgttgttgttgttgttgctgttgcatctgTTGATTGTGGGGTGGCATGCCGCCGAATGGTCCcatgttgttgccgttgttcaTCATGTTCATGGCGTTACCGTTATTTTGCTGCTGAAATGCAAAGGGCATGTTACCGTTATGCATGGCAGTGTTGGCAAACGGTTGCAAATTGTtatggctgttgttgttgttgttgttggtattgctgttgttgttgttgtgtatgtgagcattttgttgttgctgctgctgctgcggctcgtGACTGCGTCGACGCGGATCATTGTTGAATTTGGCCATGGCCATTAAAAGCTCCTGTGGTGgtatctgttgctgctgttgttgttgttgctgttggagttggagttgttgttggagttgcagctgcaactgctgctgctgctgctgttgctgctgttgttgttgtagctgtagTTGTTTGCTCACCTGCTCGCGTTCGGCATCttcgcgctgctgctgctcctcctttTGCAGCTGCTCGCTGGCGCGTCGCATCTTCTCCCTGGCATTCTGCATCTCTGCCTGGCTGCTGGCGCGCACGCGCAACTTGCGGAAGCCAATGTAATGCCGCGAGGCATCCTCCAGCGCGGAGCGTGCTTCGTTCTCGCGCGCGAACAGCACAAAGGCAACGAATTCCCGGCGATTGTTGGGACTGGGCGCCAACAGGATGTCCACAATGGTGCACGTAGCCGAgaacattttcataatatcCTGCTCGGTGGTCAGCTGCGGCAAATCCTCCACGTACAGCACATTCGTTTGCTGCACTGCGGCAGCGACTCCCGAGGCACGCTCATCGCCCCGGAGagcaccgccgccgccaccaccaccgccgtGTCGCTGGGCGCGCTCATCGGCCTGCTCGAACTCCTCGTCGCTGATGGGCACGATTTGTACCAGCCGATCCCGGAACATGGTATTGTTGCGCAGCACCGCCTTCTGAGCGCTGGACACGCGCGAGAACTCAACATAGGCAATGCCCGTCCGTGTGCCATTCGCGCCGTTCACGATCTTGATGCCATTGTGCGGTATATAGAGGCCGGCAAAGTACTTGCGCAGATCACTGTACGAGGTGCTGGGGCACATGCCGCTTATCTTGATGTAGCACGTCTCCGCAATGGCAATGGGAGCAGATAAGCCGCTGGCAGCACCACCACTGCCGCCACTGCTGATGCCGCCAACACCAACCGCAccgccgccagcagcagctgccgctgcgttTGAGCCTGGTGAGTTGGCCATGCCTGGTGTCGTTTtggccgcctgctgctgcagcagcagctgctgttgctgctggaacAGCTGCGGATACATTTGGGCATACGGATTGACATTGGCAAAGGCAATTGGCTCCGACTGTTGCTGGGCCGTAGCCGCAACTCCGCTGGTTACCTGAGTCTTGGGCTGCCCCAGATCAGCCATCATGgcaagctgttgttgctgctgctgctcctgctgctgctgctgttgctgtgtaGCAGCTGTCAGATTGAGATTGTAGTTGTTGGTGGTGACATTGCTGGTGGTGCTATAGCTCTGCAGCACGGGCGGCAGCACGCTCATAACGCCcatttgctgctgcaggcCCGGCATAGCGCTCAGGCCGGGCAAATTAACTGCGGGCGCAGCAGAAGCAACTGGCGGAGCAACTGGCGGAGCACTGGCGCCCAGTGCCCAGGGTAGCAGATTGGACACGGCGCCGATGGGCATCGCCTGTGGCCTTGGCAGCACCTTGAGCTCACGCTCGCTGCTATCGCCGCGCAGCTCGGAGCGACGCTTGCGTCCACGATCGCGTGTCGCACGATCGTGACTGCGATCGCTGTCATCAGAGCTGCTGgagcggctgcgactgcgactacGGCTGTGCGGTCGGCGACGCGCGCCAAATGGGCCCAGCTCGGATGCTGGCTTCTCAGCTTTGAGGCCGCCCACATCGGCCAGTGAAATGCCTGCCTGCTGCTGATATGCCAAAAATGAGGGCGTGGCCACAGTTCCtagcgctgccgccgccgctgccacaACCGgagccagctgctgctgctgctgctgcttgagcTGTTGGCCCTGTTGCTGGCCGAGCAGAAAGCTGTTCAGACCGCCAATAATTGGCGGCTGTGGCACTGGCGGCATTGATACCGCCGACGCACCCGAAACCGCCTCCCCTGGCTTGGACGTGGACgttgcagcggcagctgcggcggcagcagcaacgctCACTTTGCGCGCCGTCTCGATGACCTTTTGCATTTCGGCGCGCGAGGAGAGCAGCAAACGCACCTGAACCTCCATCAGTTTCTCGCGATCCTTGAGCATGGCGCAGCGTGCATCCTCGTCGGTGCTGTTGGATGTTCGAGAGAGAAGAGAAGCAACAAATAAGGGCAATGGCTTAAATTTAAAGGATAACAGATGTTACAGAACAGTATCTAGATCTGCCTAGTCGGATCCGCTTGAGTAGCTACAtaaacatttacatatatagagtgagagagatagatagagagagagagagagagatcagAGTTAGCTAACTACCTGAAAGCGATGAATGCGTCGCCCATTTCGCCACCGATTATGTGAACACCGCCCTCCGGTATCGAGAGGCCCGTGAAGAAATTTCGTATGTCTCGGGCATTTGCCGTCCACGGCAGGTTTTGCAAACGAATAATGACACTCATCTTGATTTaagacttttgtttttgttgcagtttattttttatagttttcttttgttcttattaagtttttttttttgtttgtttgtttgtactGATCTATGAATCAGTTAAAAAGCTTTTGGCCAGCCTCTTCTAACACTTGTATCCCTCTCATTTGGGCAGTCCAACATGACCAGCTAGCCGAGTCCCAGCCAGTTTTCACGCATCTGAAATAAGAATCACACTCTTATGGAGAAAATGCCACCAACAATTCTTACATGCTATATATAGGAAATTATAGTTCAtgattttaaaaacatttggaaaaatttcgaaaaattatattttaagcaatttatATTCGATTCCGATTAAACACGATTCAAGGCATTCGCAGGTTTATATCAGATAAGTATCAGATTATCGGGAAGACGATTTttatggatatacatataagatATTCTATTTCTGATCCGACTAATATGGATCGATCTcccaactatatcataaaacTGTACCAAGAAACTTGCGAAAAATCAATAGTTCAGACATGGAAATCCTTCAACTTTAACTCCTAGATAGTTCGAACAAAACTAAGCAGCATCCAGTTCCAAATAGgccccatatatatatttgcatcaTATCTTATCAGCATCGAACtactaaatatatgtatattgcaCCCGTAGGAAGAACATtcgatttaaaattttgtttctatACTTTCATTTACGAGGATTAAATCTCATTAAGATCCTGTAAAAAATGCCTATCTCGTAAATTgagtatatgaaaatattgttaaaaaatATCTGATATCTTTTGGGCATTCAAATATACcaagataatttttttttaaatattttttacacactcaatttttgagttttggatATAAGTTAACCGTTGTAATAAGATAAGTCTGTATATATCTCTATCCTGCAAATTAAGTGCATACAAAAATCGCACaaaattatttgctttttttagatatatttgtACTAAGTTCTTGAAAAAAAACTCTATGGATAATAGGGTTTACTTCAATCCTTGCAATCAGATCTTTGACAGCGGCTCAAcacattatatatttattgctctctctctctctctcttacctTATGTTCTATGTGTAGCCCCCTCTCGTATTACTAATTTTCTATTCTCTTTTGAATATTTCAAAAGTTTTCAAATCAAGCAAATTTTTAACTAGATATTCGCTCACGTAATAATTTATTCTAAAACATTTTTAGCTAAACTTACCAAAATTTCGTTTACCAAAGCAAGCAACATATTTCTTtaatcttttatatttttaaacgtGACTAAACTAAAGCTGAAAATCCCTTGAAGTTTTAGATAAAGCTGTACTCATGATGATAGTGTTTGGGATTAGCTAAAGATGCTCTTTGTTTAAGATCtttttcaaaacaattttcatttaaaatatatatctctaCTCTCAAATCTTTAAGAAAATACgtactttttttatatttcgtaaatatttgtttttaatttaatagcACTTTTTTTCAATGCCCTTCAATAGAGAAATTTCTATACTAAACTGATCTTTTGACTATTCTGGCACGTTCCGGCGCTCGGCTCCGAAGGCAGCAAATTGTTAATGTTAAAtggaatttatattaaaagcaaGGCACATATTATTACAATTATCAATtataaaagaatataattATTAGATCTGTGGCAGACAAGCATCAGGCAAATTTTGGCGTAGAATGTTTTCAAAGGCTTTTTTTGAATGAACCTTGAAATTCTTATGATTCGACTGCAATTCGTAGAATGTTACATTATATTTGTGTCCCATTTCTAACATAAAGCACATAGTGTAAACCATTTCCACTTCCCAGTCATGCTGGTATTCCCACCTGCTCTAATGAATACCTAATCTCTGTCAACCTGTTGTGTTTAGCTGCGTTTCATCACGAGCCAGATTCTCTAAACTGACTGTGACTTTGTTTGGCAAGTCGGGCGACAGTTTCTGTTTGGGTCGTGTATTGCATAAGAGGAccagtttctttttttgtaaaacTGATTGCAGGCGGACATGTTGATGCCATAATGTGTGAGTGGTTAATGAAATTAGAAAGATTTGCACAAATCGTCTTGCACTTACCCAGACAGCGCGACCTTCCCGCTCCGAATGAAGGTCGCCCAGGAACTGGCCACCAAATATGATGCTACTGTGTCCCTAGCCTATAGGCGCTcccacagcagccgcaacaactACCTGAGCACGTTCCGCACTGGCGTTAAGCGTTTGCAATTTCCTCATTAGACGCACTCAATTACCTGTTAATGGTGCGTCGGGGCCGAAAACGTAAACTGTCTGGCCAAAAAGAAATGTGCGCCAAACCAGTTGATCAGATTGAACGTAATTGGAAAGCGATTATGCAGCTACAATTCAATTCGCGGTTCGCATTTGCGGCCACGCTCCGTTCCaccaaccaacaacaacaacaacaacaacaacgaggagaaggaggaggagcgacaacaacgacaacttagagcacaaatataaataagcaGCCCGATCGCCAAGTGTGCGTCCAGGAGCAGTCGGAGGAGGCGGTGGCCGCGGCCCGTTTTAATTTGCGttgcgtttgtttgtttgtttgtttgtttttggctttgacGCTTTGCTTTGGCTGATTAACGCCAAAACATTACAGGAAGCCACAACTCCAACTCCTTCCGCTTGGCTATATAAAAAGCCATTGTTGGCCATCTGGGCCGCAGTTACACAAAAGATTTGACCGCGTTACCGTCATCGTTGCcaatcgtcgtcgtcgtcgtcgtcgtagtTGTTGTTCAGCCTCATCTATCGCCAGATAGCGGCGCGTGCTTTGAGGACTATTCAAAGAAATGAGATTCGCAATTGTGAGTGCTTCACTACAACACTAAAAAACAaactatatacacatatatataaatatctatatatatgaagcATTAAAGATCCCGTGAGGCGCCTATCGAACGATCTTTGGGTATATATTAACGGTAGCTGTTTTACGTGCTAATTTCCGAAGCTTCAGAATCTTCGACAGAACTTaagatattatttatttaattgcacTCCCAAATAGCCGGATCTTGAAAAGACTGACTctagacattaaaaaaaaccTTAACTTAAAGCTATTTTTCGAGCAATTTAGCAATATATCTAAGCACGACATTTAAGAGTTCTATGTTATCCGGAAAAGCA
The sequence above is a segment of the Drosophila virilis strain 15010-1051.87 chromosome 3, Dvir_AGI_RSII-ME, whole genome shotgun sequence genome. Coding sequences within it:
- the LOC6622788 gene encoding RNA-binding protein 12; this encodes MSVIIRLQNLPWTANARDIRNFFTGLSIPEGGVHIIGGEMGDAFIAFSTDEDARCAMLKDREKLMEVQVRLLLSSRAEMQKVIETARKVSVAAAAAAAAATSTSKPGEAVSGASAVSMPPVPQPPIIGGLNSFLLGQQQGQQLKQQQQQQLAPVVAAAAAALGTVATPSFLAYQQQAGISLADVGGLKAEKPASELGPFGARRRPHSRSRSRSRSSSSDDSDRSHDRATRDRGRKRRSELRGDSSERELKVLPRPQAMPIGAVSNLLPWALGASAPPVAPPVASAAPAVNLPGLSAMPGLQQQMGVMSVLPPVLQSYSTTSNVTTNNYNLNLTAATQQQQQQQEQQQQQQLAMMADLGQPKTQVTSGVAATAQQQSEPIAFANVNPYAQMYPQLFQQQQQLLLQQQAAKTTPGMANSPGSNAAAAAAGGGAVGVGGISSGGSGGAASGLSAPIAIAETCYIKISGMCPSTSYSDLRKYFAGLYIPHNGIKIVNGANGTRTGIAYVEFSRVSSAQKAVLRNNTMFRDRLVQIVPISDEEFEQADERAQRHGGGGGGGGALRGDERASGVAAAVQQTNVLYVEDLPQLTTEQDIMKMFSATCTIVDILLAPSPNNRREFVAFVLFARENEARSALEDASRHYIGFRKLRVRASSQAEMQNAREKMRRASEQLQKEEQQQREDAEREQVSKQLQLQQQQQQQQQQQQLQLQLQQQLQLQQQQQQQQQQIPPQELLMAMAKFNNDPRRRSHEPQQQQQQQNAHIHNNNNSNTNNNNNNSHNNLQPFANTAMHNGNMPFAFQQQNNGNAMNMMNNGNNMGPFGGMPPHNQQMQQQQQQQQQQQQQQQQGGHPRRQEDVFVRVHNCEYATRINDLGELFVSENLRIEHIEMLFNERNQSAGEFIVEFADPLNAKIAIREFHNRRFRGRGLRLTPITPQEIADRMHKPFMDYLPGGNGPRQTDVADALSSPNQQPQQQQQSSRRRGASRFDDAGNRGGGGGGNQPQLDSDDSSNSKQHFNPFAKRVGPELGPDELGGSSPMLSSSIKAANNGGGSDGGPEDDGIPDKFNRAGCVVAMRNVPFKADLKDILRFFSDYKLSPDDIIRRFNDDGKPTGDARVAFESPSEARSAFESKRRKQIFNRTVYLDII